The Arvicola amphibius chromosome 6, mArvAmp1.2, whole genome shotgun sequence DNA window tttttttaaattaaaaaatgttttattggctgggtggtggtagtgcatgtctttaattcccgtgcttgggaggcagaggcaagtgagttcaaggcaggtctgatctgcagagctagttccaggacacacacacacacacacacacacacacacacacacacacaccccaaacctgtcttgagaaaacaaaaaagaaaagaaaaaaagaaaaagaaagagacttttattgtttttgagatcCAGGTTGTAATCCTTTCTGTAATCCAGGTTGGCCTCTGCTttgagtagctgggattgcaACTCTAtctgtaataatatagtttcttaaaaattatacatttgtttatttttggtgagGGTTTGTGGCcctagcatgcatgtggaggtgagaggacagatTCCAGAAGTgaattctctcctcctaccatgtggacGCCTAGGGCCATTTCGACTGCTGGGCTTGAGAGCAagctctctacccactgagccattttcttgGCCCATAGTTTATAATTTATCTATTATACATACACAGTTTGAAGAACCAaataggaggctagagagatggcttagcagttatgAGCTCTTACTGCCCTTGTACAGGAACTGGGTTTGGTTATGATTACCCATGTGAGGCAGCTCATAGCTACTCGTAGCCCTAGTCCCGGGGATCCaaccccttcttctggcctcttgggttcctgcacacatatggtgcacacatACGAATGCAGACTCATGGGTTTCTGCACATATATGGTGCATACAGACTCATGGGTTcctgccactgcccagccaacAGTTGCCTTTGAGGGTGTGGGAATTGGAGCTCTCATTCAGGGCTCGTGGGTATTCCTCAAAAAAATCAGGCATGgttgcacatacctttaatcccagcatatgggaggcaaaggcaggtggatctctgtaaattcaaggccagcctggtctacatagtgaattccagaacagctagaactacgtagagagaccctatctcagaaaaaataaaataaaacaaaataaaataaaataagaaattaaaaaggcTTATTAGCAGAGCCTTGCCTAGCTTATgtatatctttaaaagaaatgagagcagggggccgaagagatggctcagcagctaagagcactggctgctcttccagaggacccaggttccattcccaggacccacatggcagcttactaCTGTCTattacttcagtttcaggggatctgataccttcacaccgatgcatataaaataaaattaaataaattattaaaaagaaacaagaacataTGTCTCCACAAAACTTGATTATACAAGTTCATAGGACTAGCATGCTTAACTAAGTGGTGAAAAGCATCCTGATGTCTGTTAACTGATGAATGCATAAGCAAAAGGTGCCATAGCCATATGATGGAGCGTTACTCAGTAGTAGAAGAACCGATGTACAGCCTGGATGAACCTCAGACCATTATGGAAAGTGACAGAATCCGAATGCCTAAGACCTTGTGTTGTGCGATCCTGCTAATCTTTCACGCATTGTTGTGCAGCCAAATGCAATCGCCTGCTTGAAGTTGATGTTGTTTCCTCTACCTGAGCtggaattcttttccttcttaagttttatttttgggGATTGCCTTagctttttatgttttctctttttttaggcCCCTGGTTTGATATGTATTTAACTGCTCGAGACTCTGTTGTTTTAAACTTTAATCCATTTATGGCCTTCAATCCGGACCCAAAGTCTGAGTATAATGACCAGCTCACCCGGGCAACCAACATGACTGTGTCTGCTGTCCGGTTTCTGAAGACACTTCGGGCTGGCCTTCTAGAGCCAGAAGTATTCCACTTGAACCCTGCCAAAAGTGACACTGATACCTTCAAAAGACTCATACGTTttgttccttcctccctgtcctggTATGGAGCCTACCTGGTCAATGCGTATCCCCTGGATATGTCCCAGTATTTTCGGCTTTTCAATTCAACTCGTTTACCCAAACCCAGCCGTGATGAACTTTTTACTGATACCAAGGCCAGACACCTCCTGGTCctaagaaaaggaaatttctACATTTTTGATGTCCTCGATCAAGATGGGAACATTGTGAGCCCCTCAGAAATTCAGGCACATCTAAAATACATTCTCTCAGACAACAGCCCTGTGCCCGAGTTCCCTCTGGCATATCTGACCACTGAGAACCGAGATGTCTGGGCAGAGCTCAGACAGAAGCTGGTGCATGGTGGCAACGaggaaacactgaagaaagtGGACTCTGCGGTGTTCTGCCTCTGCCTAGATGACTTCCCGGTGAAGGACGTTACCCATTTGTCTCACACCATGCTGCATGGTGACGGCATAAACCGCTGGTTTGATAAGTCCTTTAACCTcattgtagccaaggatggcacTGCTGCGGTCAACTTTGAGCATGCGTGGGGGGATGGTGTAGCGGTGCTTCGGTTTTTCAACGAAGTGTTCAAAGACAGCACTCAGACCCCTGCCATTAACCCCCggagccagccagccaccaccaactcctctgtgtctgtgcagAAACTCAGCTTTAAGCTGAGCGATGCTGTGAAGGCTGGTATCACCACCGCCAAGGAAAAGTTTGATGCCACCATGAAAACCCTCACCATTGACTCCATTCAGTTTCATAGGGGTGGCAAGGAATTCTTGAAGAAACAGAAGCTGAGCCCTGATGCGGTGGCCCAGCTGGCCTTCCAGATGGCTTTCCTGCGACAATACGGCCAGACAGTGGCTACCTATGAGTCCTGTAGCACCGCAGCCTTCAAGCACGGCCGCACCGAGACCATCCGCCCAGCCTCCATCTTCACGAAGAGGTGCTCCGAGGCCTTTGTCAAGCAGCCCTCCAAGCACAGTGTAGGCGAGCTTCAGCACATGGTGGCAGAGTGCTCCAAATACCACGGCCAGCTGACCAAGGAAGCAGCCATGGGTGAGGCATGGGCAGGGAGCACACTGGGTCTTGTTGCCCTCTGCGAGCCCTGGTAATAATATTCCACCCGCAGCTGATCCCTACCCATTACTTGGTTTAATCCACTTCTCAGCTCccaaaatgtgtttgtttgttttcctaccCTAGCTAGGTCTGAACAGCCAGAACAGCCACTAGGGATCAGAATCTGCTTCTGAGCAGCTATGGAGAACTTTCTCCCCATTTCAGGTCACTTTCAGCTGTTGTTCTCCTGCCCCTTCCTGGTCATGGACGCATTTTTGGCAGTTTAGGGTTTCTAAGTCTGCCCTCTTACTTCACCTCAGCTGCAGTGTTGGCTCTGTAAATAGGTCATCTTAGAAGCtcatcacatttttttaaagttatttattatgtatacaacattccgcctccatgtatgcccacatgccagaagagggcgccagatctcattacagatggctgtgagccacc harbors:
- the Cpt2 gene encoding carnitine O-palmitoyltransferase 2, mitochondrial; the encoded protein is MMPRLLLRAWPRGPALVLGAPSRALSAGSGPAEYLQHSIVPTMHYQDSLPRLPIPKLEDTMRRYLSAQKPLLDDSQFRKTEEFCKSFENGIGKELHEHLLAQDKQNKHTSYISGPWFDMYLTARDSVVLNFNPFMAFNPDPKSEYNDQLTRATNMTVSAVRFLKTLRAGLLEPEVFHLNPAKSDTDTFKRLIRFVPSSLSWYGAYLVNAYPLDMSQYFRLFNSTRLPKPSRDELFTDTKARHLLVLRKGNFYIFDVLDQDGNIVSPSEIQAHLKYILSDNSPVPEFPLAYLTTENRDVWAELRQKLVHGGNEETLKKVDSAVFCLCLDDFPVKDVTHLSHTMLHGDGINRWFDKSFNLIVAKDGTAAVNFEHAWGDGVAVLRFFNEVFKDSTQTPAINPRSQPATTNSSVSVQKLSFKLSDAVKAGITTAKEKFDATMKTLTIDSIQFHRGGKEFLKKQKLSPDAVAQLAFQMAFLRQYGQTVATYESCSTAAFKHGRTETIRPASIFTKRCSEAFVKQPSKHSVGELQHMVAECSKYHGQLTKEAAMGQGFDRHLFALRYLATARGITLPDLYLDPAYGRINHNILSTSTLNSPAVSIGGFAPVVPDGFGIAYLVHDDWMGCNVSSYSGRNAREFLHCVQKCLEDMFDTLEGKAIKT